One Gossypium hirsutum isolate 1008001.06 chromosome A08, Gossypium_hirsutum_v2.1, whole genome shotgun sequence genomic window, CTCAACTCCTCTATCCAATTCACACTGCTCTCCAGAAATCCGAATAAAAAGGTTGGTATTTACTACGATGAGCTACAAGCATTCGCTGCATATAAAGGCCAACAAATTACTTTTGACAGCTTTCTTCCACCTTTCTACCAAGGACATGAAGAAAGCAACCTGTTAACAACATCTTTACAAGGAACAGGGCTGCCTGTGGCTCTGTCGTTTGGTTACGAAGTCAAACATGACCAGACTGCCGGGAGAATAGTCCTCAACCTGAAGGTAAATGGGAAACTCAGGTGGAAGGTTGGGACTTGGGTTTCCGGCCGATATCGCTTCAACGTTAACTGTGTTTCTGTTATGTCCTTTGGACCTAATGCCCCAACAGCTCCATTGAGTTCAAATCAAGCGGCTCAGTGCTCCACCGCTGTGTGAGATGATGTTTAACTATATGCTTGAAAGCTATTTAGTTCTATCTGTATCAGCTTGATGTTCTATAATTTTCATTGTTATATGAACTGTATGTATTCTCTGAATTGATAATTTATCAGAAAGACTGAAACTTAGGGATTGTAATGCGACAATATCTGCTTTGCAAGTGCCTGGCTGAGTATGAATAAGAAAATGAAGGTTCATAGTTTATTTGTTTAGTgtaaaaatatgtgtatatatatttatatgaggAGAGATTGTTTCAACATTGCTCGCCTAATCAGTTGCAATAATCTTGAACATCAAGTAGCTCAAAACTTCACAGAAAGTTCCTTAATCTCTATGCTGGATGTTATCAGTGTATTTTGCTAACTACCATTCAAAGAGAGCAAGAGGGTTCCACATCAAGAACCATAGGACTGTATTGCATTTAGTTGTTCTTCTCACATCAGACGTAAAACCAAACAGCGATCGAAA contains:
- the LOC107948018 gene encoding NDR1/HIN1-like protein 26, whose translation is MSQVFSKSPEHCAKQGGLTIDKSYKKLFFAFSAFLTIVLAFIFLIWLTLHPAKPQFALREADIYQLSLSGTHLLNSSIQFTLLSRNPNKKVGIYYDELQAFAAYKGQQITFDSFLPPFYQGHEESNLLTTSLQGTGLPVALSFGYEVKHDQTAGRIVLNLKVNGKLRWKVGTWVSGRYRFNVNCVSVMSFGPNAPTAPLSSNQAAQCSTAV